The Acidimicrobiales bacterium genome contains a region encoding:
- the cobA gene encoding uroporphyrinogen-III C-methyltransferase, with translation MTVHLVGAGPGDPDLLTVRAARLLAAADVVVHDRLAALATALARPGAELVDVGKAPGGRAVPQDAIDGLLVDLGRSGREVVRLKGGDPFLFGRGGEEALALARAGVPFTVVPGVTSAFAAPAAAGIPVTHRGLSAAVTVVTGHRAGDGATDWDAVARLGGTVVVLMGVATRGAIADRLVAAGMDPATPVAAVRWGTRPDQEVLRCRLDELGAAPVEAPSAIVVGAVAALDLGALAPLAAARG, from the coding sequence GTGACCGTCCACCTGGTCGGGGCCGGCCCCGGCGACCCCGACCTGCTCACCGTCCGGGCCGCTCGCTTGCTCGCGGCGGCCGACGTCGTCGTCCACGACCGGCTGGCCGCCCTGGCGACGGCGCTGGCCCGCCCCGGCGCCGAGCTGGTCGACGTGGGCAAGGCGCCCGGCGGCCGGGCGGTCCCCCAGGACGCCATCGACGGGCTGCTGGTCGACCTCGGCCGGTCGGGCCGGGAGGTCGTGCGCCTGAAGGGCGGCGACCCGTTCCTGTTCGGCCGGGGCGGCGAGGAGGCGCTGGCCCTGGCCCGGGCCGGCGTGCCCTTCACGGTGGTGCCCGGCGTGACGTCGGCGTTCGCCGCGCCGGCGGCGGCGGGCATCCCGGTGACCCACCGGGGCCTGTCGGCGGCCGTCACCGTGGTCACCGGCCACCGGGCCGGCGACGGGGCGACCGACTGGGACGCCGTCGCCCGCCTGGGCGGTACGGTCGTCGTCCTGATGGGGGTGGCGACGAGGGGGGCCATCGCCGACCGGCTGGTGGCGGCGGGGATGGACCCGGCCACGCCGGTGGCCGCCGTCCGCTGGGGCACCCGGCCCGACCAGGAGGTGCTGCGGTGCCGCCTCGACGAGCTGGGCGCGGCACCGGTCGAGGCCCCGAGCGCCATCGTCGTCGGCGCCGTCGCCGCCCTCGACCTCGGCGCCCTGGCCCCGCTCGCCGCCGCCCGTGGCTGA
- a CDS encoding pyridoxamine 5'-phosphate oxidase family protein, with translation MPPAPRAEQLTLPPGYGTPSRLLDWDAVAARLADARHYWLATVRPDGRPHVVPFDGLWLDGRWWFGGSPTSVRHRNLLADPRAAVHLEDAVSAVIVEGTCELVRPSEELAERLAAASREKYGHAVPASVYLGGVWALVPARVLAWTDLGADATRFRFEAAAA, from the coding sequence ATGCCCCCCGCCCCCCGTGCCGAGCAGCTGACCCTGCCGCCGGGCTACGGCACGCCGTCCCGCCTGCTCGACTGGGACGCCGTCGCCGCCCGCCTGGCCGACGCCCGCCACTACTGGCTGGCCACCGTCCGCCCCGACGGCCGCCCGCACGTCGTCCCCTTCGACGGCCTGTGGCTCGACGGCCGCTGGTGGTTCGGCGGCAGCCCGACGTCGGTGCGGCACCGCAACCTGCTCGCCGACCCCCGGGCCGCCGTCCACCTGGAGGACGCCGTGTCGGCCGTGATCGTCGAGGGCACCTGCGAGCTGGTGCGGCCGTCCGAGGAGCTGGCCGAGCGGCTGGCCGCCGCGTCCCGGGAGAAGTACGGGCACGCCGTGCCGGCCTCGGTCTACCTCGGCGGCGTGTGGGCGCTGGTTCCGGCCAGGGTGCTGGCCTGGACCGACCTCGGCGCCGACGCCACCCGGTTCCGCTTCGAGGCGGCGGCCGCGTGA
- a CDS encoding carbonic anhydrase, with amino-acid sequence MSGIDGLLAANEAYAATPPTVTEARPARGIAVVTCMDARIDALAVLGLDLGDAHVIRNAGGRVTDDVLRSLALSTHVLGVDTVVVIQHTRCGLAGVTDEELRRLTGADLAFLPIDDHAAALREDVARLAQTPFLGGVRAIGGLLYDVDTGRLADVVRHEPGPGEGSAEGGVGG; translated from the coding sequence GTGAGCGGGATCGACGGCCTGCTGGCCGCCAACGAGGCGTACGCGGCGACCCCGCCGACCGTGACCGAGGCCCGCCCCGCCCGCGGGATCGCCGTCGTCACCTGCATGGACGCCCGCATCGACGCGCTCGCCGTCCTCGGGCTCGACCTCGGCGACGCGCACGTGATCCGCAACGCCGGCGGCCGGGTCACCGACGACGTGCTGCGCAGCCTCGCCCTGTCCACCCACGTGCTCGGCGTCGACACGGTCGTCGTCATCCAGCACACGAGGTGCGGCCTGGCCGGGGTGACCGACGAGGAGCTGCGCCGGCTGACCGGCGCCGACCTCGCCTTCCTGCCGATCGACGACCACGCCGCGGCGCTCCGGGAGGACGTGGCGCGGCTCGCCCAGACCCCGTTCCTCGGCGGCGTGCGGGCGATCGGCGGGCTGCTCTACGACGTGGACACCGGCCGCCTCGCCGACGTCGTCCGCCACGAGCCCGGCCCGGGCGAGGGGTCAGCGGAAGGCGGGGTAGGCGGGTAG